The proteins below come from a single Synechococcus sp. WH 8101 genomic window:
- the hypB gene encoding hydrogenase nickel incorporation protein HypB codes for MCTDCGCSLTSLQAPQHQHQHQRMLHLHTALLAQNDAGAALLRQRFEQAGVHVVNLLSSPGSGKTSLLEALASRCDPAAMAVIVGDLATDHDARRLQRSGVQAIQITTGQACHLEAAMLGAAVDALPLPELQLLVIENVGNLVCPTAYDLGETQRIVLLSVTEGEDKPLKYPATFYSANLVVISKSDLAAAVGFNRSLALQHIAQVAPDATVLEVSARTGAGMDALMQQLRLGALQPR; via the coding sequence ATGTGCACTGATTGCGGCTGCAGTCTCACCTCCCTGCAGGCTCCCCAGCATCAGCATCAACACCAGCGGATGCTGCATCTGCACACCGCATTGCTCGCCCAGAACGACGCTGGTGCTGCGTTGCTGCGCCAACGCTTCGAGCAGGCCGGCGTTCATGTGGTGAACCTGCTGTCGTCGCCGGGATCGGGCAAGACCAGCCTGCTTGAAGCCCTGGCCAGCCGTTGCGATCCCGCGGCCATGGCGGTCATCGTCGGCGATCTCGCCACCGACCACGATGCCCGTCGCCTGCAACGCTCCGGTGTGCAGGCGATTCAGATCACCACAGGACAGGCCTGTCATCTGGAGGCCGCGATGCTCGGCGCTGCTGTGGATGCGCTTCCCCTGCCGGAGCTCCAGCTGCTGGTGATTGAAAACGTGGGCAATCTGGTCTGCCCCACCGCCTACGACCTGGGCGAGACCCAGCGCATCGTTCTTCTGTCGGTTACCGAGGGTGAGGACAAGCCCTTGAAATACCCAGCCACCTTTTACAGCGCCAATCTGGTGGTGATCAGCAAAAGCGATCTGGCGGCAGCGGTGGGATTCAACCGGTCGCTCGCCCTGCAGCACATCGCCCAGGTGGCTCCGGATGCGACGGTGCTCGAGGTGTCAGCCAGAACTGGCGCCGGCATGGATGCCCTGATGCAGCAGCTGCGGTTGGGAGCGCTGCAGCCCCGTTGA
- the hypA gene encoding hydrogenase maturation nickel metallochaperone HypA, which translates to MHELSLMEAVRRQALEALDRHGGERIVAITLRIGALAGVEPDCLAMAFEVVMAESLAAGARLQIESVPAEGRCRSCGQVFAVRAGLLVCPVCGGPASLERGRELQLVSLDVT; encoded by the coding sequence GTGCATGAGTTGAGCCTGATGGAGGCGGTGCGACGGCAGGCGCTGGAGGCGCTGGATCGCCATGGCGGCGAGCGCATCGTTGCGATCACGCTGCGCATCGGTGCCCTGGCTGGCGTTGAGCCCGACTGTCTCGCCATGGCCTTTGAGGTGGTGATGGCGGAGAGCCTCGCCGCCGGCGCCCGGCTTCAGATCGAGTCGGTGCCGGCGGAGGGGCGCTGTCGTTCGTGTGGCCAGGTGTTTGCGGTGCGAGCCGGTCTGTTGGTCTGTCCCGTTTGCGGCGGTCCCGCCTCATTGGAGCGAGGACGGGAGTTGCAGTTGGTCTCACTCGACGTCACGTGA
- a CDS encoding hydrogenase maturation protease: MATGVARNLLIGIGNPLRGDDGVGRLLAEEWEAVVDDKAVDAALRVRSVHQLTPELVADLAGVDRVLFIDAWLSPAAPAAPVLQRLLVSVSRPVACGESVLNSHHLTAAQLLALARSLWHAEPEAAMLRIPATEIAHGTRLSAAMELQLPAARRLVRQWLEATALCMS, encoded by the coding sequence ATGGCCACCGGGGTGGCCCGGAACCTTCTGATCGGTATCGGCAATCCGCTGCGGGGCGATGACGGGGTGGGGCGGCTGTTGGCGGAGGAATGGGAGGCTGTTGTGGATGACAAGGCTGTTGATGCTGCCCTCAGGGTGCGCAGCGTCCACCAATTGACGCCGGAACTTGTGGCCGATCTGGCCGGCGTGGATCGGGTGCTGTTCATCGATGCCTGGCTGTCGCCTGCGGCGCCCGCGGCACCGGTGTTGCAGCGTCTGCTCGTATCGGTGTCTCGCCCTGTGGCCTGCGGCGAGTCGGTCTTGAACAGCCATCACCTGACGGCTGCGCAGCTTCTGGCCCTGGCGCGATCGCTGTGGCATGCCGAACCGGAAGCGGCGATGCTCCGGATCCCCGCCACAGAGATCGCCCATGGCACCCGGTTGTCGGCGGCGATGGAGTTGCAGTTGCCGGCAGCGCGCCGGCTCGTGCGGCAATGGCTGGAGGCAACAGCGTTGTGCATGAGTTGA
- a CDS encoding Ni/Fe hydrogenase subunit alpha, whose protein sequence is MMRTITIDPVTRIEGHAKITLHLDDEGQLADARFHVVEYRGFETFCEGRPFTEMAGITARICGICPVSHLLAAAKTGDKLLAVQPPPAARKLRRLLNLAQICQSHALSFFHLSSPDFLLGWESDPDRRNVFGLMAADPDLARAGIRLRQFGQQVLELLGGRKIHSAWAVPGGVRSALSPEARDWILANLPEAKQTVRLALDLLNRLLDGPLEREQRSFGDFPSLFMALVADDGGWECIEGRLRFIDSDGTVVADGVREEDYAAVVGEAVESWSYLKFPYYRPLGYPQGLYRVGPLARLNVCERIGTPWADRELEAFRSRNGTAASGGRIVTSSFAYHQARLVEIVACLEGMEQLVADDSLLSGRIRARAQLNANEAIGVSEAPRGTLFHHYRVDDNGLITAVNLIIATGQNNLAMNRTVAQIAREFIPQPVPADATIPEALLNRVEAGIRCYDPCLSCSTHAAGQMPLHLQVLDHRGTVLAERAR, encoded by the coding sequence ATGATGCGCACGATCACGATCGACCCGGTGACCCGGATTGAGGGTCACGCCAAGATCACCCTCCATCTCGATGACGAGGGCCAGCTCGCCGATGCCCGCTTTCACGTCGTGGAATACCGGGGCTTCGAGACCTTCTGCGAAGGCCGCCCCTTCACGGAGATGGCGGGCATCACCGCCCGAATCTGCGGCATCTGTCCGGTCAGTCATCTGCTTGCCGCCGCCAAGACCGGCGACAAGCTGCTGGCGGTGCAGCCCCCGCCGGCAGCTCGGAAACTGCGGCGCTTGCTGAACCTGGCGCAGATCTGCCAGAGCCACGCGCTTTCGTTTTTTCACCTGAGCAGCCCTGATTTCCTGCTCGGCTGGGAGAGCGACCCCGATCGCCGCAATGTGTTCGGTCTGATGGCCGCCGATCCCGACCTGGCCCGTGCGGGGATCCGTTTGCGTCAGTTCGGACAGCAGGTGCTGGAGCTGCTCGGTGGGCGCAAGATTCACAGCGCCTGGGCCGTACCCGGTGGAGTGCGCAGTGCGCTGTCGCCGGAGGCGCGCGACTGGATCCTGGCCAACCTGCCGGAGGCAAAGCAGACGGTGCGCCTGGCTCTTGATCTGCTCAATCGTCTGCTGGATGGACCGCTGGAGCGGGAGCAGCGCAGCTTCGGCGACTTCCCCTCCCTGTTCATGGCTCTGGTTGCAGACGACGGCGGCTGGGAGTGCATCGAGGGACGGCTTCGCTTCATCGACAGTGACGGCACGGTGGTGGCCGATGGCGTGCGGGAAGAGGACTACGCCGCCGTGGTGGGCGAAGCGGTGGAGAGCTGGAGTTATCTGAAATTCCCCTATTACCGGCCCCTGGGTTATCCCCAGGGCCTCTATCGGGTGGGCCCCCTGGCCCGCCTGAACGTCTGCGAGCGGATCGGCACCCCCTGGGCCGATCGCGAACTGGAGGCGTTCCGCTCCCGTAACGGCACCGCCGCCAGTGGCGGTCGGATCGTCACCTCATCGTTCGCGTATCACCAGGCGCGTCTGGTGGAGATCGTGGCCTGTCTGGAGGGGATGGAACAGCTGGTCGCCGATGACAGCCTGCTGTCGGGGCGGATCCGGGCCCGGGCCCAGCTCAACGCCAATGAAGCGATCGGCGTCAGTGAAGCGCCCCGGGGCACCCTGTTCCACCACTACCGCGTGGACGACAACGGTCTGATCACCGCCGTGAATCTGATCATCGCCACGGGCCAGAACAATCTGGCCATGAACCGCACCGTGGCCCAGATCGCCCGGGAGTTCATCCCTCAGCCCGTTCCCGCGGACGCCACGATTCCCGAGGCGTTGCTGAACCGGGTGGAGGCCGGCATCCGTTGCTACGACCCCTGCCTCAGTTGCAGTACCCATGCCGCTGGGCAGATGCCGCTGCATCTGCAAGTGCTGGATCACCGGGGCACCGTGTTGGCGGAGCGAGCGCGGTAG
- a CDS encoding oxidoreductase: MTTSPPTDRCRLATVWLAGCSGCHMSFLDLDEWLFELAALADVVYSPVANDRKDFPEQVDVCLVEGAVANTDNLELALKLRARSRCVVSFGDCAVTGNVPALRNLWQERQEGGSRAAVLQRGYLELADATGMLPKAPGIVPELLERVLPLHEVIAVDVWLPGCPPSATRIREAIAPLLQGDGSPSVVQDRAEPIPPQPPRFG, encoded by the coding sequence ATGACCACCAGCCCGCCCACGGATCGTTGCCGTCTCGCCACCGTCTGGTTAGCGGGATGCAGCGGGTGCCACATGTCTTTCCTCGATCTCGACGAGTGGTTGTTTGAGCTCGCCGCTCTGGCCGACGTCGTCTACTCGCCGGTCGCCAACGACCGCAAGGACTTCCCCGAGCAGGTGGATGTCTGCCTGGTGGAAGGAGCGGTGGCCAACACCGACAACCTGGAGCTGGCCCTGAAGCTACGAGCCCGCAGCCGCTGCGTGGTGTCGTTCGGCGATTGCGCCGTGACCGGGAATGTGCCCGCCCTGCGCAATCTCTGGCAGGAGCGGCAGGAGGGTGGAAGCCGTGCCGCTGTGTTGCAGCGGGGCTATCTGGAACTGGCGGATGCGACCGGAATGCTCCCAAAAGCGCCTGGAATCGTGCCGGAGCTGCTGGAGCGGGTGCTGCCATTGCATGAGGTGATTGCCGTGGACGTGTGGCTGCCGGGTTGCCCACCGTCGGCGACGCGCATCCGGGAGGCGATCGCTCCGTTGTTGCAAGGCGATGGGTCGCCATCGGTGGTCCAGGACCGGGCCGAGCCCATCCCGCCCCAGCCACCCCGTTTCGGATGA
- the hoxU gene encoding bidirectional hydrogenase complex protein HoxU, with product MSVLTLSVDGVEVAVPAGATLLEAIRSAGSRVPTLCHLDGLTPVGACRLCLVEQVDSQRLLPACATEAVEGLAILTATPRLQTYRRMAVELFFAEGNHVCAFCVANGACELQDVASEVGMDHSRFPYRYPDRCVDSSHSQFSIDHHRCILCTRCVRVCDEIEGAHVWDVADRGEQCRIIAGLDQPWGEVSACTSCGKCVDVCPTGAIVRKDDTTAEKHPHRERPLLLRQAREQHRWHPTGDPLS from the coding sequence ATGAGCGTTCTCACCCTGAGCGTTGATGGCGTCGAGGTGGCGGTGCCAGCCGGTGCCACGTTGCTGGAGGCGATCCGCTCCGCTGGCAGTCGCGTGCCCACGCTCTGCCATCTGGATGGCCTGACGCCTGTGGGTGCCTGCCGCCTGTGCCTGGTGGAGCAGGTCGATAGCCAACGCCTACTGCCCGCCTGCGCCACCGAAGCCGTGGAGGGCCTGGCGATTCTCACCGCCACGCCACGCCTGCAGACCTACCGCCGGATGGCAGTGGAGCTGTTCTTTGCAGAAGGCAACCACGTGTGTGCCTTCTGCGTCGCCAATGGCGCCTGTGAACTTCAGGATGTGGCCAGCGAGGTGGGCATGGATCACTCCCGCTTTCCCTACCGCTACCCCGATCGTTGCGTCGACAGCTCCCACTCCCAGTTCAGCATCGACCATCACCGTTGCATTCTCTGCACCCGCTGCGTGCGCGTCTGCGACGAGATCGAAGGCGCCCACGTGTGGGATGTGGCCGACCGAGGCGAACAGTGCCGCATCATCGCCGGACTCGATCAGCCCTGGGGCGAGGTCAGCGCCTGCACCTCCTGCGGCAAGTGCGTGGATGTGTGCCCCACCGGCGCCATCGTCCGCAAGGACGACACGACGGCGGAAAAACATCCCCACCGTGAGCGCCCGCTGCTGTTGCGACAGGCCCGCGAGCAGCATCGCTGGCATCCCACCGGAGACCCCCTGTCATGA
- a CDS encoding NuoF family protein — protein MTATQLRCCSASGCRSAGAAAVQQALLQARDQLGGTAEAVEIKSVGCLRLCGRGPLVALDPIDDRPSAVYAGLRPEQAADLLRLAADLPHQEGSSLRGQRLDLDHPFFALQQSVVLASCGRIDPESIDDAVAHGAYSQLQRVLTEMTPAEVREEVKRSGLRGRGGAGYPTGLKWDTVALQPPGPRALVCNADEGDPGAFMDRSVLESDPHRLIEGMAIAAYAVGADHGFIYVRAEYPLAIDRLRLALRQARSQHWLGPAIAGSGFRLQLEVRVGAGAYVCGEETALMASIEGRRGTPRPRPPFPAQSGLAGAPTLINNVETFAAVPTILREGGDWFAAIGTEGSKGTKVFALSGAVERTGLVEVPMGTSLRTVVQTMGGGVPGADGPNGGVKAVQTGGPSGGCIPAHLLDTPVDYESLRALGSMMGSGGMVVMGETTSMPEVARHFMRFSCNESCGKCIPCRAGTVQLAALLDRFVERRADLADLARLEELCGMVQAMSLCGLGQAAPNPVLSTLRYFRQEYQAACRQPSQCLDTPELGR, from the coding sequence ATGACGGCCACTCAGTTGCGTTGTTGCAGTGCCAGTGGCTGTCGCTCGGCAGGTGCCGCTGCCGTTCAGCAGGCCTTGCTTCAGGCCCGCGATCAGCTCGGTGGCACTGCGGAAGCTGTCGAGATCAAATCGGTGGGCTGCCTGCGTCTGTGCGGGCGTGGTCCGCTGGTGGCCCTTGATCCGATAGACGATCGCCCCTCCGCCGTGTATGCCGGTCTACGCCCGGAGCAGGCCGCGGATCTGCTGCGTCTGGCCGCGGATCTCCCGCACCAGGAGGGTTCGTCCTTGCGGGGGCAACGCCTCGATCTCGACCATCCCTTCTTTGCGTTGCAGCAGTCGGTGGTGCTGGCCTCCTGTGGTCGCATCGATCCGGAATCGATCGACGATGCCGTGGCCCACGGTGCCTACAGCCAGCTGCAGCGCGTGTTGACGGAGATGACGCCTGCGGAGGTGCGGGAGGAGGTGAAGCGCAGCGGTCTGCGCGGTCGGGGTGGAGCCGGTTACCCCACCGGTCTGAAGTGGGACACGGTGGCCCTGCAACCGCCCGGCCCGCGGGCCCTGGTGTGCAACGCCGATGAGGGTGATCCCGGCGCCTTCATGGACCGCAGCGTGCTCGAGAGTGACCCCCATCGCCTGATCGAGGGCATGGCGATCGCCGCCTACGCCGTTGGCGCTGATCACGGCTTCATCTACGTGCGTGCTGAATACCCGCTGGCGATTGATCGCCTCCGCCTGGCCCTGCGTCAGGCCCGCAGCCAGCACTGGCTGGGGCCTGCGATCGCCGGCAGCGGCTTTCGCTTGCAGCTCGAGGTGCGAGTCGGCGCCGGTGCCTATGTCTGCGGTGAGGAGACCGCTTTGATGGCCTCCATCGAAGGACGGCGCGGCACGCCGCGCCCCCGGCCTCCGTTCCCGGCCCAGTCCGGTCTGGCCGGCGCGCCAACGCTGATCAACAACGTGGAGACCTTCGCGGCCGTGCCGACGATCCTGCGCGAAGGCGGCGACTGGTTCGCTGCGATCGGCACTGAGGGCAGCAAGGGAACCAAGGTGTTTGCCCTTTCCGGGGCTGTGGAGCGCACCGGTCTGGTGGAAGTGCCGATGGGCACGAGTCTGCGCACCGTGGTTCAGACCATGGGAGGTGGCGTTCCAGGCGCCGATGGACCCAACGGGGGCGTCAAGGCTGTGCAGACCGGCGGCCCCTCGGGGGGGTGCATCCCTGCCCATCTGCTCGATACGCCGGTCGACTACGAAAGCCTCAGGGCCCTGGGGTCGATGATGGGGTCCGGGGGCATGGTGGTGATGGGTGAAACCACCTCGATGCCAGAGGTGGCACGCCATTTCATGCGGTTCAGCTGCAACGAGAGTTGCGGCAAATGCATTCCCTGTCGCGCCGGCACGGTGCAGTTGGCCGCTTTGCTCGATCGCTTCGTCGAACGTCGCGCCGACCTCGCCGATCTGGCACGACTGGAAGAGCTCTGCGGGATGGTGCAGGCGATGAGCCTCTGCGGTCTCGGTCAGGCCGCCCCGAATCCGGTGCTCAGCACGCTGCGCTACTTCCGTCAGGAGTATCAGGCCGCCTGCCGCCAGCCCTCCCAGTGCCTGGATACTCCTGAGCTAGGCCGATGA
- a CDS encoding NAD(P)H-dependent oxidoreductase subunit E has translation MVEGSATTRTSRLIRQHRGRADALIEVLHQVQEMHGYLPRSALDQVAQELHLPHATVMGVASFYHLFRLKAPTAHRCAICLGTACFVKGGAELASLLERRLGVRLDDPAGNGEWALEHVSCLGACGQAPVLVVDGALEPKLPLDDPAGLDQRLQQLGLGEAP, from the coding sequence ATGGTGGAAGGATCCGCAACAACCCGCACCTCCCGCCTGATCCGCCAGCATCGGGGGCGGGCTGATGCCCTGATCGAGGTGCTGCATCAGGTGCAGGAGATGCATGGCTACCTGCCGCGTTCGGCGCTGGATCAGGTGGCGCAGGAGTTGCACTTGCCCCACGCCACCGTGATGGGGGTTGCCAGTTTCTATCACCTGTTCCGTCTGAAGGCCCCCACGGCCCATCGCTGCGCCATCTGCCTCGGAACCGCCTGTTTCGTCAAAGGCGGGGCGGAGTTGGCCAGCCTCCTGGAACGCCGTCTGGGTGTGCGTCTGGATGATCCGGCCGGCAATGGCGAGTGGGCGCTGGAACACGTCAGTTGTCTCGGAGCTTGCGGCCAGGCGCCGGTGCTGGTGGTGGATGGTGCGCTGGAGCCGAAGCTGCCGCTGGATGATCCTGCAGGCCTGGATCAGCGCCTGCAGCAGCTCGGTCTGGGAGAAGCGCCATGA
- a CDS encoding histone deacetylase, which translates to MRAASPDQARVGLVFDHRLQGHDTGPGHPEQPERVRVVEQALRQRGLLQRCRRIDARPITDAELLRCHSQRYLNTVRRDVAYGRGQLSTGDTAIGDDSEDVARLAAGGTLAAVDAVLQGAVDRVFALVRPPGHHAEANRGMGFCLFNNIALAARHAQAAHGVERLLILDWDVHHGNGTEAILGADPSVLLVGVHERGNYPGSGESSTASSINIPLPSGSDGPPLLQALEHTLVPAAARFQPQLVFISAGFDGHADDPLAGFQLQAADYGALTQLALAVARDHADGRLVSALEGGYNLPALASSCCAHVEALLKA; encoded by the coding sequence ATGAGGGCAGCTTCGCCGGATCAGGCCCGGGTGGGATTGGTCTTTGATCACAGGCTGCAGGGACACGACACGGGCCCGGGCCATCCGGAGCAGCCGGAACGGGTGCGTGTTGTGGAGCAGGCCCTGCGGCAACGGGGCCTGCTGCAGCGCTGCCGGCGAATCGACGCCCGACCGATCACCGATGCGGAACTGCTGCGCTGCCACAGCCAGCGCTATCTCAACACCGTGCGCCGCGATGTGGCCTATGGCCGCGGCCAGCTCTCCACCGGCGATACCGCCATCGGTGACGACAGCGAGGATGTGGCGCGCCTGGCTGCCGGTGGCACCCTGGCGGCGGTGGATGCGGTGCTGCAGGGTGCGGTGGATCGGGTCTTCGCCCTGGTGCGACCTCCCGGACATCATGCCGAGGCGAATCGGGGCATGGGCTTCTGCCTGTTCAACAACATCGCCCTGGCGGCCCGCCATGCCCAGGCCGCTCATGGCGTCGAGCGGCTGCTGATCCTCGACTGGGATGTGCATCACGGCAATGGCACCGAAGCGATCCTCGGCGCCGATCCATCCGTGCTGCTGGTGGGCGTCCATGAACGAGGCAACTATCCCGGCAGCGGCGAGAGCAGCACCGCATCGTCGATCAACATCCCCTTGCCGAGCGGGAGTGACGGCCCGCCCCTGCTCCAGGCTCTCGAACACACCCTCGTCCCGGCTGCTGCCCGCTTTCAACCGCAACTGGTGTTCATCTCGGCGGGATTCGATGGCCATGCCGACGATCCACTGGCTGGGTTCCAGCTGCAAGCGGCCGACTACGGCGCCCTCACCCAACTGGCCCTGGCCGTAGCCCGAGACCACGCCGACGGCCGCTTGGTGTCAGCGCTGGAAGGGGGTTACAACCTGCCGGCGTTGGCCAGCAGCTGCTGCGCTCACGTGGAAGCCTTGCTCAAGGCCTGA